The genomic window ATTTTCAATCCACCAGATAGATTTTTCAAACGCTGATCCTGCAATCCCAGGATCACAGTTGGCGTAGTGGTCCAAAAATGAGCTACTGGAGTTTTTTCTTCAGAAACAAACTGAAGAATGGCCCCTGTGTCTGCAAATGGTTCGAGCATTTGCTCTGCTTTAGATAAATTTTGGTCGTATAATAAAATTTGCTTATTCACTAGATCACTTCTTTAAGTAGTATATTTATTAATTTTATCATGTGAGGTGTTATATTTTGGAAAATAATCGTATTGATGTAAAAGTTGACCTTGATATGTCAGTTTTTCAAGCAGGAGAGATGACTCATACGAAGATCTCAGAACCTGGAAGATTCACAAGAATGGGCAATGCCGATTATCTGCAATTTAATGAAAGTATGGAAAATAATGATCATGCTTCAATTTTAGTCAAGATCACTAACGATGGCGAGATTCATGTCAAACGTGAGGCAAAGAGTACTAACTTATCTTCAATGCTTTATTTTACGCATCACGATCACAATAGTGCTAGTGTACATACAGGGTATGGCATTATGCAAATGCATACATATACTAAGGATTCACTCGTTGAGATAGAAGATGAACCCTTGCATGGAAAAATAAACATTGATTATGACTTGATTTATGATGATAATATAGTAGGCAATTACAAGTTTAGATTGATTTTTAGCGCTTAAATAGATATTATTAGTTGTAAGACGCTGTGAAAGGACGTGTACACGTTTGAAACTTGAAAAGTTCAAGAATCAAAATAAAGAAGAATTATCAATGATCGAAGTTGCTTATGAGATTCTCAATGAGAATAACAAAGAAGCAATGAACTTCTCTGATATCGTTAATGAGATTCAAACATACTTAGGAAAAACCGACGATCAAATCAAAGATCACTTGCCACAATTCTATACAGACTTGAATAATGACGGTAGTTTCCTTTCACTTGGTGAAAACGTATGGGGATTGCGTAAATGGTATCCATTTGACTCTGTTGACGAAGAGGTTAACCATCCCGAAGACAACGGTACTGAAAATACTCACAAGGCCGCTCAAAAGGTTAATGCTTTCTTGAGTGACGATGAGGAAGAAGAAGACGATGTTGTCGATTATGATGACGACAGCGATTTAAGTCTATCAGATGACGATGATGACGACGACGATGGTTCAGGCGAAAGCAACGGACCAGACTTATCTAAGTTCACTAATTCAGATCTTTCAGTTGATGATGATGACGATGATGATCAAGACGATGGCCTTGATGATGGTATCGAAGGTCAATTGACTGAATTCGACGCCGATGATGACGAAGATGATTCAGACATCGACTTGTCAGACGATGATGACGAAGATGATGACGATGACTTAGATGACGATGATGATTCAGACTCAGATAAATAATTGACATTTTAGGATTTTAGGTTTGACGATTGACCCCAATAACAGTATTATATTGTTTGGGCTCTATTAGATAGACTAATTACAAGTTCCCTGTTCGAAATGAATAGGGAACTTTTTTATTTTTTTAGTTAAGAAATCCCTAGATATAATATGTGGAGGAATACTATGACGAAGTATATTTTTATAACAGGTGGAGTTGTTTCATCTTTAGGAAAAGGAATTGTGGCAGCATCTCTTGGTAGATTGTTGAGAAACCGTGGGCTAAAAGTCACAATGCAGAAATTTGACCCATACATTAATGTGGATCCCGGAACTATGAGTCCATATCAACACGGTGAAGTTTATGTTACTAATGATGGTACAGAAACTGACTTGGACTTAGGTCACTACGAAAGATTTATTGATAACGATTTGAACAAGTATTCAAACGTTACTACAGGTAAGATTTATTCAGAAGTTATCCGTCGTGAACGTCATGGAGACTACAACGGAGCAACTGTTCAAGTAATTCCACATATTACAGATATGATCAAACAAAAAATAACACGTGCTGCAACTACTACAGACTCAGACGTAATTATTACTGAAGTTGGTGGTACTGTTGGTGATATCGAATCAACACCATACCTTGAAGCTTTGCGTCAAATGAAAGCTGATGTTGGTGCTGAAAACGTTGTTTACATTCACACAACCTTAGTTCCCTACCTAAAGGCTGCTGGTGAAATGAAGACAAAACCTACACAACACAGTGTTAAGGAATTACGTGGTATTGGTATTCAACCTAATATTTTGGTTGTTCGTACTGAAAAACCTATGCCTCAAAGTATGAAAGACAAGATTGCCTCATTCTGTGACGTTGATTCAGAAGCTGTTATCGAATCACGTGACGCAAGTTCAATTTATGATGTTCCTTTGAACCTTCAAGCTCAAGATTTCGATGATATTGTTTGTCGTTACTTGCACTTAGAAACTAAGGAATCTGATATGACTGACTGGAACAAACTAGTTGATCGTATCCACAATTTGAAACACAAGACAAAGATTACCCTCGTTGGTAAGTACACTAAATTACAAGATGCTTATATTTCTGTAACAGAAGCATTAAATGCTGCTGGTTATGTATATAATACAGATATCGAATTACAAAAAATTTCTGCTGATGAAGTAACTGAAGATAATGTTGCTGAATTGCTCAAAGATTCAGATGGTATTTTAGTTCCTGGCGGATTTGGTACTCGTGGTCTAGAAGGTATGATCACTACTATTAAGTATGCCCGTGAAAACGATGTTCCATATTTGGGAATTTGTTTAGGTATGCAAATGGCAAGTATCGAATTTGCTAGAAATGTTGTTGGAATCAAGGATGCAACTACTGGCGAAGCGGATCCTGATGCTGATAACAAGATCATTGACTTGATGGCTGACCAAAAAGACATCGAAAATGTCGGTGGTACTTTACGTTTGGGTGCATATCCATGTAAACTAAGAGAAGGTACTAAAACAGCAGCAGCTTATGATAACCAATCTGTGATCCAAGAAAGACATAGACACAGATATGAATTCAACAATGCTTATCGTAAGCAGTTCGAAGAACATGGACTAGTGTTCTCTGGAGTTTCACCTGACAACCACTTGGTTGAAATTATTGAAGTTCCTGAGAATAAATTCCACGTCGCTGCACAATATCATCCTGAATTCTTATCAAGACCAACTAAGCCAGAAGGCTTATTCAAAGCATTTATCGGTGCTGCATCAGGTCTCCAAGAAGACAACTTATAGGATCAGATATTTTTAATTTGATGTAGTTAATAATAGTTAGGGAAAAACTTATGCAAAAACTTGTAATTAATGGTGGAAAAAAATTATCGGGAGAAGTAACGATTGGTGGTGCTAAAAATAGCACAGTGGCGTTAATTCCGGCGGCAATTTTATCTAGTACTCCAGTCGTTTTAGATTCAGTTCCACAGATCAGAGATGTGGACAACTTGCGTTCGATCTTATTAGACATGAACGTTACTTCAGAAGTGAAGAATGATGTGTTAAAGATCGATCCAACTGAGATTCATTTTGCTGAATTACCAAGCGGTAAAGTCAGCAGTCTTCGTGCTTCGTACTACTTTATGGGAGCTATGCTAGGAAGATTTGGCAAAGCTGTTGTTGGATTCCCAGGTGGGGATGATATTGGACCACGTCCAATCGATCAACATATAAAAGGATTTGAAGCACTAGGAGCTCATGTTGAAAATAAAAATGGGCAAATTATTATTACCGCACCTAAAGAAGGTTTAACGGGAGCTAAGATCTTTTTAGACATGGTTTCTGTAGGTGCAACGATCAATGTTATTCTGGCAGCCGTTAGAGCTAAAGGAACGACAGTGATCGAAAATGCTGCGAAGGAACCTGAGATCATCGATTTAGCTACCTTTTTAAATAACATGGGAGCAACTATTCGTGGTGTCGGGACCGAAACAATCCGTATTGAAGGTGTTGACGAATTACGTTCAAATAATTCGCACACGATCATTCCGGATCGAATTGAAGCAGGAACTTATTTGAGCTTGGCTGCAGCTAGTGGTGGAGATATTTTGATCAACAATATCATTAGCGAGCATCTGGACGCCTTTTTAGCAAAACTTGATGAGATGGGCGTTAACTTGGAAATTGGCGAAGATAGTATCTACGTTAAGCCAAGTCCAGAAATCAAGGCAGTCAACATTAAAACTATGCCTTACCCTGGGTTTGCAACTGATTTGCAACAACCAATAACGCCGTTATTGATGCAATCAAAGGGTGAAGCTATGATCATTGATACGATTTATCCAAAACGAATCAAGCATATTTCCCAACTTCAGAAAATGGGCGGAGATATTTCAAGCGAAAACGATTTGATATTTGTTCATGGGGGATCAAAATTAACTGGAGCAACTGTTTCGGCTGATGAGATCCGTGCTGGAGCTTGTTTGATGATTGCTGGATTGATTGCAGATGGTACGACCGTCATTGAAAACGCCGAAAATATTCTGCGTGGCTATGATCGCGTCGTTTGGAAATTACACCAATTGCAAGCTGATGTAGAATTAGTTGGCAAGGATGATTTAAATTAGTATTGACATCTTTGTAATATCTTGTTAATTTATTTATAAATTAAAACACGAAAGGGAGTGCAGCCATTGAGAAATTAAGTTGAAAATCAATTTATATACTACAAGTGTGTAATTTGGCTTCGACTTAATTTCTACAATAGCGTGCTTTCTTAAACTAGAACTGTTTAGGACGCTATTTAGCGTCCTTTTTTGTTGGCGTAACGTAAAAGCTCGTCAGCTCATAGGTCAGCTTTGGGATACCGAATCCTTTGGCTGTTACGTTAATAAGTCGGACCTCTTCGCACCGAAAGAGGGAATTAATAATGGGTACAATTCAAATTGAAAAATTATCATTTAAATATGATCAAATGACAGAGAATCTTTTTGATTCAGTTAATTTAAGCATTGATGGCAGCTGGAAATTAGGCTTGATTGGCCGAAATGGACGAGGGAAAACGACTTTATTGAATTTATTGATGAATAAATTTCAATATCAGGGAAATATCGTCACAGACCTGAATTTTTACTATTATCCACAGCCAGTGTCTGATCCGACTCAGACTGCTCGGAATATTGCCATCGAATTATCTGGTATCGAAGAATACGATATTTGGAAAGTAGAGCAAGAGTTAGAGAAGCTCAAAATTGACCTAGACGTGCTTGATCGTCAATTCAATACACTTAGTCCCGGTGAACGGACTAAATTGCTCTTAGCGGTCATGTTCATCGATGACGAAGGGTTTCAACTGATTGACGAGCCGACAAATCATTTAGATATCGAAGGTCGCCAAGTTGTTGCTAATTATCTCCGTGGTAAAAAAGGCTTTATCGTGATTAGTCATGATCGTGGATTTTTAAATGAAGTCATCGATCACGTGATCTCGATCAATCGCAACGATATCGATGTCTACCAAGGAAACTTTGATACTTGGGAGCACGAGAAAAATTTGCAAGACCAATCAGAGCTAGCTGAAAAGGCTCAGTTGAAAAAAGATATTCATAAATTAAAAGCCTCAGCAGCTAAGAAGGAAAATTGGGCTCAGCAAACCGAGAAAAGTAAGAGTAAAAATATTAAAATGGACCAGCATTCTAATCTAGACAAGGGCTTTATTGGTCACAAGTCAGCTAAGATGATGAAAAAGGCTGGTTCGATCCAACGTCGTGCCAATGCAGCGGTTGAAAAGAAACAGTCTTTACTTAAAAATATTGAGATCACTGACCCAATCAGTTTAAATTACGAAGAAATTTCTCATTTTGATCAAGTTATTACAGCCGATAAGTTGCAGCTCTTTAATGATCACGTCCAAACTCCAGAAGTCAGTTTTCAGGTCAAGACCGGACAAGTGACAGCGTTGCTTGGTAAAAATGGAATCGGCAAATCGACGATTTTTAGACGAATCATGCAAATACCGCAGCCATTTGAACAACGTGGAGAGATCCAAATTAAGAATGGTTTAAAAGTTTCTTATTTGCCACAGGAGTCGAAGTTACGTGGTACCATTAAACAGGTCGCAGAAACTGATGAGTTAGATGTAGAATCGATTTTTTCCAATCTACGTAAACTTGGTTTTGAACGTGAACTCTTTAATGATCCGATTGAAAATATGAGTCAGGGTCAGAAAAGAAAAGTTGCCTTGAGTATTAGTCTGTCCCAACCAGCTAATCTTTACTTATGGGATGAGCCGTTTAATTACCTTGATGTCATCACTCGTGACCAAATAATTGCTGCGATCCAAAAGCAACATCCAACGATGTTGATCATTGACCATGATCTGGGATTGATTGATGATATTGCTACTCAAAAAGTAATCTTGAAAGATTAGAATTATATTGAATATCAACTCTGTTCATGGTAATATTTAATACCGTTAGTAAATTAATCTCTATTTCCGCAAAGGATTTAGGGCAAAGGAGACATTTATAATGAAGCAAGGAATTCATCCAGATTACCACCAAGTTGTATTCATGGATTCTTCTACAGGTAAGAAGTTTCTAGCTGGATCAACTGTTAACTCAGAAGAAACAACTGATTATGAAGGTAAAGAATACCCATTGATTCGTGTTGAAATTTCATCAGATTCACATCCTTTCTACACTGGTAAACAAAAGTTTGCTCAAGCAGATGGACGTATCGATCGTTTCAACAAGAAATATGGTTTGCAAAACAAATAAAGCCATCCTATTTAGGACGGCTTTTATTTTTTTGCTTTTTTTGAATGTAAATGGTTGAATACCCAAAAGAAATTGATCAGTGCCAGACCACTGGTAGTTAAGAATACCGTGGAGTAACTAAAGGCACTGGAGACATATGAACCTAGCAGTGGACCGCAGACGTTTCCGACAGCCTGGAAAGATTGATTGTAACCAAAGATCCTTCCAGTATATTGGGCGTCTGTATTTTTTGCTAAAAGAGTTTGTACCTGCGGAACTAAACAGGCATCGGAAACTCCGACCAAAAATCTTAAAATTGCTAATTGCCAAATATTATTGACGAAAGCTTGCGGAATATAAACTAGTACGGCGAAGATCAATCCACCAATCAATATTTTACCGGTACCGATCCTATCGCCT from Companilactobacillus sp. includes these protein-coding regions:
- a CDS encoding CTP synthase — encoded protein: MTKYIFITGGVVSSLGKGIVAASLGRLLRNRGLKVTMQKFDPYINVDPGTMSPYQHGEVYVTNDGTETDLDLGHYERFIDNDLNKYSNVTTGKIYSEVIRRERHGDYNGATVQVIPHITDMIKQKITRAATTTDSDVIITEVGGTVGDIESTPYLEALRQMKADVGAENVVYIHTTLVPYLKAAGEMKTKPTQHSVKELRGIGIQPNILVVRTEKPMPQSMKDKIASFCDVDSEAVIESRDASSIYDVPLNLQAQDFDDIVCRYLHLETKESDMTDWNKLVDRIHNLKHKTKITLVGKYTKLQDAYISVTEALNAAGYVYNTDIELQKISADEVTEDNVAELLKDSDGILVPGGFGTRGLEGMITTIKYARENDVPYLGICLGMQMASIEFARNVVGIKDATTGEADPDADNKIIDLMADQKDIENVGGTLRLGAYPCKLREGTKTAAAYDNQSVIQERHRHRYEFNNAYRKQFEEHGLVFSGVSPDNHLVEIIEVPENKFHVAAQYHPEFLSRPTKPEGLFKAFIGAASGLQEDNL
- the abc-f gene encoding ribosomal protection-like ABC-F family protein, with translation MGTIQIEKLSFKYDQMTENLFDSVNLSIDGSWKLGLIGRNGRGKTTLLNLLMNKFQYQGNIVTDLNFYYYPQPVSDPTQTARNIAIELSGIEEYDIWKVEQELEKLKIDLDVLDRQFNTLSPGERTKLLLAVMFIDDEGFQLIDEPTNHLDIEGRQVVANYLRGKKGFIVISHDRGFLNEVIDHVISINRNDIDVYQGNFDTWEHEKNLQDQSELAEKAQLKKDIHKLKASAAKKENWAQQTEKSKSKNIKMDQHSNLDKGFIGHKSAKMMKKAGSIQRRANAAVEKKQSLLKNIEITDPISLNYEEISHFDQVITADKLQLFNDHVQTPEVSFQVKTGQVTALLGKNGIGKSTIFRRIMQIPQPFEQRGEIQIKNGLKVSYLPQESKLRGTIKQVAETDELDVESIFSNLRKLGFERELFNDPIENMSQGQKRKVALSISLSQPANLYLWDEPFNYLDVITRDQIIAAIQKQHPTMLIIDHDLGLIDDIATQKVILKD
- a CDS encoding DUF1934 domain-containing protein; the protein is MENNRIDVKVDLDMSVFQAGEMTHTKISEPGRFTRMGNADYLQFNESMENNDHASILVKITNDGEIHVKREAKSTNLSSMLYFTHHDHNSASVHTGYGIMQMHTYTKDSLVEIEDEPLHGKINIDYDLIYDDNIVGNYKFRLIFSA
- the rpoE gene encoding DNA-directed RNA polymerase subunit delta, translated to MKLEKFKNQNKEELSMIEVAYEILNENNKEAMNFSDIVNEIQTYLGKTDDQIKDHLPQFYTDLNNDGSFLSLGENVWGLRKWYPFDSVDEEVNHPEDNGTENTHKAAQKVNAFLSDDEEEEDDVVDYDDDSDLSLSDDDDDDDDGSGESNGPDLSKFTNSDLSVDDDDDDDQDDGLDDGIEGQLTEFDADDDEDDSDIDLSDDDDEDDDDDLDDDDDSDSDK
- a CDS encoding type B 50S ribosomal protein L31 — protein: MKQGIHPDYHQVVFMDSSTGKKFLAGSTVNSEETTDYEGKEYPLIRVEISSDSHPFYTGKQKFAQADGRIDRFNKKYGLQNK
- a CDS encoding UDP-N-acetylglucosamine 1-carboxyvinyltransferase produces the protein MQKLVINGGKKLSGEVTIGGAKNSTVALIPAAILSSTPVVLDSVPQIRDVDNLRSILLDMNVTSEVKNDVLKIDPTEIHFAELPSGKVSSLRASYYFMGAMLGRFGKAVVGFPGGDDIGPRPIDQHIKGFEALGAHVENKNGQIIITAPKEGLTGAKIFLDMVSVGATINVILAAVRAKGTTVIENAAKEPEIIDLATFLNNMGATIRGVGTETIRIEGVDELRSNNSHTIIPDRIEAGTYLSLAAASGGDILINNIISEHLDAFLAKLDEMGVNLEIGEDSIYVKPSPEIKAVNIKTMPYPGFATDLQQPITPLLMQSKGEAMIIDTIYPKRIKHISQLQKMGGDISSENDLIFVHGGSKLTGATVSADEIRAGACLMIAGLIADGTTVIENAENILRGYDRVVWKLHQLQADVELVGKDDLN